One window of Acidobacteriota bacterium genomic DNA carries:
- a CDS encoding glycerophosphodiester phosphodiesterase, which translates to MKKIVISAALILLSFSFFADLPFNSQAQIIARSKPLIIAHRGGARESTENTIEAFQRAARIGADGIETDLRLTRDGVVVIYHDEIFGRVEGLPKPQQTRPVADMTYPELRASPLTPVGDDAGNRHVPTLEDVLAKIKTGLLNIELKRGANFDKLVDKTIEILRATPARDRVVLEPPDLRTAEKLRKALGADLKLHINPAYDTTVSFQESLEKVLKFKPHSISVNFRKVSLEVIEKAHQSGVEVWAWTLDSPEIAGALWTLKVDAIKTDRPTALLDAFRRAR; encoded by the coding sequence GTGAAAAAAATTGTTATATCAGCCGCTCTGATTTTACTTTCGTTCAGCTTTTTTGCTGATTTGCCTTTCAATTCACAGGCGCAAATTATTGCTCGCAGTAAACCCTTAATCATCGCCCATCGCGGCGGCGCGCGTGAATCGACGGAAAACACCATCGAAGCCTTTCAGCGCGCCGCGCGCATCGGCGCTGATGGTATCGAAACCGATTTGCGATTGACCCGCGATGGCGTGGTGGTCATCTATCACGATGAAATTTTCGGGCGCGTCGAAGGCTTGCCGAAACCGCAACAGACGCGCCCGGTCGCCGATATGACTTACCCGGAACTGCGCGCCAGTCCGCTCACCCCCGTAGGTGATGATGCGGGCAATCGTCATGTGCCGACGCTTGAAGATGTACTCGCGAAAATTAAAACCGGACTGCTGAACATCGAACTCAAGCGCGGCGCGAATTTCGACAAACTGGTTGATAAGACTATCGAGATTTTGCGCGCAACGCCTGCGCGCGACCGCGTCGTACTTGAGCCGCCCGATCTGCGCACCGCTGAAAAATTGCGTAAAGCTTTGGGCGCGGATTTAAAACTTCACATCAATCCGGCATACGATACGACCGTCAGTTTTCAGGAATCTTTAGAGAAAGTGTTGAAGTTCAAACCGCATTCTATCTCAGTCAATTTTCGCAAAGTTTCTTTAGAAGTCATCGAAAAGGCGCATCAATCGGGCGTAGAAGTCTGGGCTTGGACACTCGATTCGCCGGAAATTGCGGGCGCTTTATGGACGCTCAAAGTTGATGCCATCAAAACCGACAGACCAACGGCTCTTCTGGATGCGTTCAGAAGAGCGCGATGA